A stretch of Bradyrhizobium sp. AZCC 2262 DNA encodes these proteins:
- a CDS encoding GIY-YIG nuclease family protein → MYYVYILASRRHGTLYIGVTNSLAKRMEQHRKGEGSSFVKTYGVYRLVYVEAFERPDEAIAREKQLKRWKRDWKIELIERENLEWRDLSDLIV, encoded by the coding sequence ATGTATTACGTCTACATCCTAGCGAGTCGGCGTCACGGGACGCTGTATATCGGGGTCACCAATTCCCTCGCGAAACGGATGGAGCAGCATCGCAAAGGCGAGGGCTCGTCGTTCGTCAAAACCTATGGCGTTTATCGGCTGGTCTATGTCGAGGCGTTCGAGCGGCCGGATGAAGCGATTGCCCGTGAAAAGCAGCTCAAGCGCTGGAAGCGGGACTGGAAGATCGAGCTGATCGAGCGGGAGAATCTGGAGTGGCGCGATCTCAGCGATCTGATTGTTTGA